A genomic segment from uncultured Desulfuromonas sp. encodes:
- the ftsH gene encoding ATP-dependent zinc metalloprotease FtsH, which translates to MLKNPLQRFLTAMVLFLVANAIYLYYFPPSGQVAIAPIAYSVFKAELRQEHIAEVTIQGESLQGLFHEELSFSADKLVSASFEGIRPFKEFSTTLPPFDDPELIPLLEQHHVEVKVKPLAGESFWSSLLISLLPWVLIIGVWVYISRRMKKSGGAFGNSMNLFGKSGAQQYAPKSSQITFADVAGLAEAKQELQEIIAYLKDPEKFSRLGGKVPRGVLLVGPPGTGKTLMARAVAGEAEVAFFNISASQFIEMFVGVGASRVRDLFKDAKKNAPSIIFIDELDAVGRARGTGLGGGNDEREQTLNQLLSELDGFDPHDEVIVMAATNRPDVLDTALLRPGRFDRTVVVERPDWRDRVKILAVHTRDMPLATDVDLELIAKGTPGMVGADLQSLVNEAALIAARDNAETVTNQHLDQAKDRQLMGMERKLFLSDNEKLITAFHEAGHTLVAKCLPFTDPIHKVTIIPRGQALGVTQQLPEDDRYHYQRSYLMSRLAVMLGGRVAEKLHFGEISTGAQNDLKQVMDLAEKMVCQWGMSDRLGPLSYPRGQEHPFLGRKLTTEKVFSERTAWLIDQEIEKLISQAENTATRALEANREILKTLAQNLFDEETLDKARLEDIFRGADLSLSADYDDREMTTVRSK; encoded by the coding sequence ATGCTGAAAAACCCCTTGCAAAGATTCTTGACGGCGATGGTACTGTTTTTAGTCGCCAATGCCATCTATCTTTATTATTTTCCCCCATCGGGACAGGTAGCGATCGCTCCGATCGCTTACAGCGTCTTCAAAGCGGAACTTCGGCAGGAACATATTGCTGAAGTCACCATCCAGGGAGAAAGTCTGCAAGGACTTTTCCACGAAGAGCTGTCTTTTTCAGCTGATAAACTTGTCTCGGCTTCGTTTGAGGGGATTCGCCCCTTTAAAGAATTTTCGACCACCCTCCCTCCATTCGATGACCCTGAGCTTATCCCGCTTTTAGAGCAGCACCACGTTGAGGTCAAGGTCAAGCCTTTGGCAGGCGAGTCATTTTGGTCATCTCTGCTTATCAGTCTGCTCCCCTGGGTCCTGATCATTGGCGTCTGGGTTTATATCTCTCGTCGGATGAAGAAGTCCGGCGGGGCCTTCGGCAACTCTATGAACCTGTTTGGCAAGTCAGGTGCGCAGCAGTATGCCCCGAAATCCTCGCAGATCACCTTTGCCGATGTAGCCGGTCTCGCCGAAGCCAAACAGGAACTACAGGAGATTATCGCCTACTTGAAGGATCCAGAAAAATTCAGCCGGCTGGGCGGCAAGGTACCACGTGGGGTTTTATTGGTCGGACCACCGGGGACCGGCAAGACATTGATGGCCCGGGCCGTTGCCGGAGAAGCGGAAGTGGCCTTCTTCAACATCTCCGCCTCCCAGTTTATCGAAATGTTTGTCGGCGTCGGTGCCAGCCGGGTCAGAGACCTGTTCAAGGATGCCAAGAAGAATGCTCCGAGCATTATTTTTATCGACGAACTGGATGCCGTCGGCAGAGCACGGGGCACTGGGCTCGGCGGTGGCAATGATGAACGAGAACAGACCTTGAACCAACTGCTTTCCGAACTGGACGGGTTCGATCCGCATGATGAGGTAATCGTTATGGCGGCAACCAATCGACCGGATGTTCTAGATACTGCACTGCTGCGCCCTGGCCGTTTTGACCGGACGGTGGTGGTGGAACGCCCGGACTGGCGCGACCGGGTCAAAATCCTCGCGGTACATACCCGCGACATGCCGCTGGCGACCGATGTTGATCTGGAGCTGATCGCCAAGGGGACGCCGGGGATGGTCGGTGCCGACCTGCAAAGTCTGGTCAACGAAGCGGCCCTGATCGCCGCACGCGACAACGCCGAAACGGTGACTAATCAGCATCTGGACCAAGCCAAGGATCGGCAGTTGATGGGGATGGAGCGTAAACTGTTCCTCTCGGATAATGAAAAGCTTATCACAGCCTTCCATGAAGCGGGACATACGCTGGTTGCCAAGTGCTTGCCATTTACCGATCCGATTCACAAGGTCACAATTATCCCTCGCGGTCAGGCATTGGGAGTCACCCAGCAGCTGCCGGAGGATGATCGCTATCACTATCAACGCAGCTACCTGATGAGCCGACTGGCCGTCATGCTTGGCGGGCGCGTTGCTGAGAAACTGCACTTCGGTGAAATCTCAACCGGGGCACAGAACGACCTCAAGCAGGTGATGGATCTCGCCGAAAAGATGGTCTGCCAATGGGGGATGAGTGATCGGCTGGGCCCGCTCAGTTATCCCCGCGGCCAAGAGCATCCTTTCCTTGGTCGCAAACTCACCACGGAAAAGGTTTTCAGCGAAAGAACCGCCTGGCTCATTGATCAGGAGATCGAAAAACTGATCAGTCAAGCAGAAAACACAGCAACCAGAGCCCTTGAAGCCAATCGAGAGATTTTGAAAACCTTGGCGCAGAACCTGTTTGATGAAGAGACACTAGACAAGGCTCGGCTTGAAGATATATTTCGCGGAGCAGACTTGTCACTATCAGCAGATTATGATGATCGCGAAATGACCACAGTCAGATCCAAGTAG
- the nhaA gene encoding Na+/H+ antiporter NhaA: protein MSEDRQAHTDLSQLPKEFVDGLTKPFARFFHIEAAGGAVLLLFTVAALVLSNSPWAHSFLEFWEIPVGLQFGSLDFSRSLKEWINDALMTLFFFLVALELKRELVLGELNNPRMAALSIAAALGGMVVPATLYLLMQTGQPGQHGWGTVVATDTAFVIGCLALLGSRIPKSLRVFMLSLAIIDDIGAILVVAIGYSGQIAWVALIMAAFGIVIVRSMALLGIRGFPIYFLLGSFIWLAVDASGIHATVSGVILGLMTPARRWVSDARLYSILAQVVAHPDGDYGSADTMDRQTLQVAEVAARETLSPVERMQFALLPWVGFVIMPLFAFANAGLPLSWDNLGNSVTLAVFVSFVCGKPIGILTFSWLAVGSRIATRPRDLSWRLLAGGGMLAGIGFTMALFIANLGFDKALINSAKMGIFLASVFCALTGLALLRWLPGCGKGTPCGSSNQVSQDKNSTRKV from the coding sequence ATGAGTGAAGATCGTCAGGCGCATACTGACCTCTCTCAATTGCCAAAAGAATTCGTTGATGGACTGACAAAACCATTTGCCCGTTTCTTTCACATTGAAGCCGCAGGTGGAGCCGTTCTTCTTCTGTTCACTGTTGCTGCACTCGTCCTTTCCAACTCCCCTTGGGCACATTCATTTTTAGAGTTTTGGGAAATCCCGGTTGGTCTTCAGTTCGGCTCGTTGGATTTCTCCCGTTCGCTTAAAGAATGGATCAACGATGCGTTGATGACGCTGTTTTTCTTCCTGGTCGCTTTGGAACTTAAACGAGAGTTGGTCTTGGGAGAGTTGAACAACCCACGCATGGCCGCCCTGTCGATTGCGGCGGCGCTGGGTGGTATGGTTGTTCCCGCTACGTTGTATCTATTGATGCAGACGGGACAACCCGGCCAACATGGTTGGGGAACCGTCGTGGCAACCGACACCGCGTTTGTCATCGGCTGTTTGGCGCTGCTGGGATCACGCATTCCCAAAAGCCTGCGGGTGTTCATGTTGTCGCTGGCAATCATTGACGACATCGGTGCAATCCTTGTCGTGGCGATCGGTTACAGCGGTCAAATTGCCTGGGTTGCCCTCATCATGGCTGCATTCGGCATCGTGATCGTGCGTTCAATGGCGCTGCTCGGTATCCGAGGTTTTCCGATTTACTTTCTACTAGGCAGTTTCATCTGGCTTGCGGTGGACGCGTCCGGAATTCACGCAACGGTCTCTGGCGTGATTCTCGGGTTGATGACGCCGGCTCGTAGATGGGTAAGCGATGCGCGTTTGTATTCCATCTTGGCCCAAGTTGTCGCACATCCAGACGGAGACTACGGAAGTGCTGACACGATGGATCGACAAACACTCCAAGTGGCTGAGGTCGCAGCTCGTGAAACATTATCTCCGGTCGAACGCATGCAGTTCGCGCTACTCCCGTGGGTCGGTTTTGTCATCATGCCGCTCTTCGCCTTCGCCAACGCCGGGTTGCCACTTTCTTGGGATAATCTTGGGAATTCGGTAACGCTGGCTGTTTTTGTCAGCTTTGTTTGCGGCAAACCGATTGGTATTTTGACCTTCAGTTGGCTGGCAGTGGGTTCGCGTATTGCGACACGTCCACGGGACTTGAGTTGGCGGTTACTGGCCGGAGGCGGCATGCTCGCTGGAATCGGTTTCACGATGGCACTGTTTATTGCCAACTTGGGCTTCGACAAGGCCCTGATCAATAGCGCCAAAATGGGAATTTTTCTCGCGTCCGTATTTTGCGCACTGACCGGCCTTGCGCTGCTGAGGTGGTTGCCAGGCTGTGGCAAAGGGACCCCTTGTGGTAGTTCAAACCAGGTTTCGCAGGACAAAAACTCCACTAGAAAGGTCTAA
- the hflC gene encoding protease modulator HflC, whose amino-acid sequence MNNIKRIALLAILGIGVYVSISSIYTVSEVEQVIITQFGKPVGAPVTSAGLKFKVPFIQNINPIDKRVLEWDGSPSDMPTKDKLYISVDLFARWRITDPLQYFLRLRDERSAQSRLDDILGSETRNAVAKHELIEIIRTTKDRVPLRDVLLTGAQQELDIGSLVPIQKGRKLVEQEIFLSAAEKVQVFGIELLDIRFKRINYNQSVRPKIYDRMISERRQIAERFLSEGNGEAARIRGNRLRDLNKIQSEAYRKVEEIRGVADAKATEIYASAYNQSPEAVEFYEFTRTMQSYKDIITEDTTLVLSTDSDLFKFLKGMTPDAVDVSSRRSSNK is encoded by the coding sequence GTGAACAACATCAAGCGGATAGCGCTCCTCGCGATTTTGGGCATCGGGGTGTACGTCTCGATAAGTTCGATCTATACGGTGAGCGAAGTCGAGCAGGTCATTATCACGCAGTTCGGCAAGCCAGTCGGTGCTCCCGTGACGTCCGCCGGTCTGAAGTTCAAGGTCCCCTTTATTCAGAACATCAACCCGATCGACAAGCGGGTTCTTGAGTGGGACGGAAGCCCGTCGGATATGCCGACAAAAGACAAGCTCTATATATCGGTTGATCTCTTCGCTCGCTGGCGGATTACCGATCCCCTCCAATACTTTCTGCGGCTTCGCGATGAGCGCAGCGCCCAGTCGCGCCTGGACGATATTCTCGGCAGCGAAACCCGTAACGCTGTCGCCAAGCACGAACTGATCGAAATCATCCGCACCACAAAGGATCGCGTGCCGCTACGCGATGTCCTTTTGACCGGTGCACAACAGGAGTTGGATATCGGCTCACTGGTCCCGATTCAAAAGGGGCGCAAACTGGTCGAACAAGAGATCTTCCTCTCAGCGGCCGAGAAGGTTCAAGTGTTTGGTATCGAATTGCTCGATATCCGCTTCAAACGGATCAACTACAATCAAAGCGTGCGCCCGAAGATCTACGATCGAATGATCAGTGAACGGCGGCAGATCGCGGAGCGCTTTCTGTCGGAAGGAAACGGTGAGGCTGCCAGAATTCGCGGCAATCGGTTGCGTGACCTGAACAAGATCCAGTCTGAAGCCTACCGGAAGGTCGAGGAAATTCGCGGCGTCGCGGATGCGAAAGCGACTGAAATCTACGCGAGTGCTTACAACCAGAGCCCTGAAGCGGTGGAGTTCTATGAGTTTACCCGGACCATGCAGTCCTACAAAGACATCATCACCGAAGACACGACTCTTGTTCTTTCCACCGATAGTGACCTCTTTAAATTTCTGAAGGGGATGACTCCGGATGCTGTTGACGTTTCGAGCCGACGCTCCAGCAACAAATGA
- the hflK gene encoding FtsH protease activity modulator HflK gives MPQQNDNDGPTGPRGRGNNPGNDIEALLRQGKARLEQVLSGSPRGGTVFALLVLAGLLAWTAFYTVPSDSVAVVQRFGKYLKDVPPGLHFKLPLGIDVATIVPVKRQLKQEFGFTTPGASDPYQSPRGGMQETKRETEMVTGDLNAALVEWVVQYRISAPVKFLFEVREPSETLRYVSESVMREVVGDRTVDEVITIGRQEIETEALTKMQALSTKYAMGISIDQVQLKNINPPQPVQESFNEVNQAQQEKEKLINEARRDYNKVIPLAEGEKDQRIREADGYRLKRINEAEGDVARFNALLAEYSKAPEVTRRRIYIETLQDVMPHIRSKIIIDEQSRSILPLLNLDSRKGDKS, from the coding sequence ATGCCACAGCAAAACGATAACGACGGCCCGACAGGCCCCAGGGGCCGCGGTAACAACCCCGGCAACGATATTGAGGCTCTGCTCCGGCAGGGCAAGGCTCGTCTGGAGCAAGTCTTGTCCGGTAGTCCACGCGGAGGAACAGTTTTTGCCCTCCTCGTTCTAGCGGGTCTTCTCGCATGGACCGCCTTTTACACTGTGCCGAGCGACTCAGTCGCTGTGGTGCAACGCTTTGGTAAATATCTCAAAGACGTTCCACCGGGGCTGCATTTCAAGCTACCGCTCGGTATTGATGTGGCGACAATCGTTCCGGTCAAACGGCAATTGAAGCAGGAATTCGGCTTCACGACCCCAGGCGCCAGCGATCCCTACCAGAGTCCTCGAGGTGGAATGCAGGAGACAAAACGGGAAACGGAAATGGTGACAGGCGACCTGAACGCAGCATTGGTGGAATGGGTGGTTCAATACCGCATTTCGGCCCCCGTTAAGTTCCTTTTCGAGGTTCGAGAACCGAGTGAAACCCTCCGGTATGTTTCTGAATCGGTCATGCGAGAAGTCGTTGGCGATCGCACCGTGGACGAGGTGATCACCATTGGCCGACAAGAAATCGAAACGGAAGCGCTGACGAAGATGCAGGCACTCTCGACCAAATACGCCATGGGGATCAGCATCGACCAGGTGCAATTGAAAAACATCAATCCGCCCCAGCCAGTGCAGGAGTCGTTCAACGAAGTCAACCAGGCCCAGCAGGAGAAAGAGAAGCTGATCAACGAAGCCCGGCGCGATTATAACAAGGTCATCCCGCTGGCCGAAGGTGAAAAGGACCAGCGCATCCGCGAGGCCGATGGTTATCGTCTCAAAAGAATCAATGAAGCGGAAGGAGATGTTGCTCGGTTCAACGCCCTGCTGGCGGAATACAGCAAGGCCCCGGAGGTCACTCGCCGCCGCATCTATATCGAAACTCTGCAGGACGTGATGCCGCACATACGCTCGAAAATCATTATCGACGAACAGTCGCGCAGCATCCTGCCATTGCTGAATCTCGACTCCCGGAAGGGAGATAAATCGTGA
- a CDS encoding hemolysin III family protein, with amino-acid sequence MPCPLGKTVQNPRSRDNLSAYRRNLPPPFTLVFPRGRWGWTLFGLAWGIAVLGIIFKIFYIDRFKLLGPVIYLAMGWLIILAVKPAVELIPSTGLLLLLAGVLFYSFGLIFYAWKRLRFHHAIWHLFVLAGSSCHFAALYFHVIR; translated from the coding sequence ATACCATGCCCGCTGGGGAAAACTGTTCAAAATCCTCGATCACGCGACAATCTATCTGCTTATCGCCGGAACCTACCCCCCCCCTTTACCCTGGTTTTCCCGCGCGGTCGCTGGGGCTGGACCCTGTTTGGGCTCGCCTGGGGAATCGCTGTGCTGGGAATTATTTTCAAAATTTTTTACATCGATCGTTTCAAGCTACTGGGGCCAGTGATCTACCTTGCGATGGGCTGGCTGATTATTTTAGCCGTAAAACCCGCAGTTGAATTGATCCCCTCAACCGGTTTACTGCTGCTGTTGGCGGGCGTGCTGTTTTACAGTTTTGGGCTGATTTTTTATGCCTGGAAGCGGCTGCGCTTTCATCACGCGATCTGGCATCTCTTTGTTCTGGCGGGAAGTTCCTGTCACTTTGCCGCGCTCTATTTTCATGTCATACGCTGA
- a CDS encoding chemotaxis protein CheB, whose product MKKSTPRADSRKKPTDKPKENSTAQTAKASFPIAGIGASAGGLEALEQFLGQVPENCGIAFIIIQHLDPTHKGIMPELLQRTTGMKVCQVEDRMKVQPNRVYVIPPNKDMSILHGVLHLFEPEAPRGLRLPIDFFFRSLADDQQQVSIGVILSGMGTDGTLGLRAIKEKGGLVVVQDPVSAKFDSMPRSAIAAGLADIVAPAEDLPGKIDAYLRHVPRLVSPQPDLIEKEQSALEKVIILLRGRTGHDFSLYKKNTLYRRIERRMGIHQLNRIADYVRYLQENPNEVDLLFRELLIGVTSFFRDPDEWNLLRDKMFPKLLGAQPDGGILRAWSAGCSTGEEAYSLAIIFIEALDKIKSKAKYSLQIFATDLDQDAINQARQGFYPVNIAAQVSSDRLQHFFIQEEGGYRIKKKFREMVTFATQNIVMDPPFTKLDILLCRNLLIYLEPELQKRLLQLFHYSLKPEGLLFLGSAEAVGNLQAQFAFAQAKSRLFMRRGLALRWENQVFPAMSSLTMSPLPKDTNMLSQPANLQSLAEQKLLRDHCPPAVLTTDQGDILYISGRTGKYLEPASGKVNWNIFAMARDGLRFELTSAFQKAVRSQEAVTVKGVKVDIISKEPQLLELSVQPLNSPEALQGMVLVVFKDVESVSAAKKAGRVKAGSAANARIAELEQELKQSQEELQSTREGMQSSQEELKSMNEELQSTNEELQSTNEELTTSKEEMQSMNEELQTVNAEQASKVDTLERINNDMQNLLNSTEIITLFLDDELRIKRFTPGANKLFKLIAGDVGRPLTDLSSELRYPELPTDALEVLRTLVYCERQVTANDGRWFTVRIMPYRTTDNRIEGVVMTFSDMTQAKHLEAELRASGEMFNALLQTIPAITIGLSADGQIQEFNPAAEKCFGCKREKVVGRDFVEQFIPEPDRSQVAAELQRLLTAESAQSFTTRIQATDQTLLTLHWSTRPAFAAGGKVTGIIAIGQEMDGGAQPPVSSRKGNYAQE is encoded by the coding sequence ATGAAGAAATCAACCCCCCGGGCGGACAGCCGAAAAAAACCTACCGATAAGCCCAAAGAAAACTCCACTGCGCAAACCGCGAAGGCAAGTTTTCCCATCGCCGGGATCGGCGCTTCGGCTGGTGGGCTGGAGGCCCTGGAACAGTTCCTGGGACAGGTGCCGGAGAATTGCGGTATCGCCTTCATTATCATTCAGCATCTCGATCCGACCCACAAAGGGATTATGCCCGAACTGCTGCAGCGCACCACCGGGATGAAGGTTTGCCAGGTGGAAGATCGGATGAAGGTGCAGCCGAACCGGGTTTACGTTATTCCCCCCAACAAGGACATGTCGATCCTGCACGGCGTTTTGCACCTGTTCGAGCCGGAGGCACCGCGTGGACTGCGCCTGCCGATCGATTTTTTCTTCCGTTCCCTGGCCGACGATCAGCAGCAGGTCAGTATCGGGGTCATCCTGTCGGGGATGGGCACCGACGGCACCCTGGGGTTGCGGGCGATCAAGGAAAAAGGGGGGCTGGTGGTAGTGCAGGATCCGGTTTCCGCCAAGTTCGACAGCATGCCGCGCAGTGCCATTGCCGCCGGGTTGGCCGATATCGTTGCCCCGGCCGAGGACCTGCCCGGCAAGATCGACGCCTATCTTCGGCATGTTCCCCGCCTCGTCAGTCCACAACCGGACTTAATCGAGAAAGAACAGAGCGCTCTGGAAAAGGTCATCATCCTGCTGCGGGGTAGGACCGGCCACGATTTTTCCCTGTACAAGAAAAATACTCTGTATCGCCGCATCGAACGCCGCATGGGGATTCATCAGCTGAACCGGATTGCCGACTACGTCCGTTATCTGCAGGAGAATCCCAATGAGGTCGATCTGCTGTTCCGAGAGCTGCTGATCGGCGTGACCAGTTTTTTCCGCGATCCAGATGAATGGAATCTGCTGCGCGACAAAATGTTTCCGAAGCTGCTGGGCGCACAACCCGACGGCGGCATCCTCCGCGCCTGGTCGGCCGGCTGTTCGACTGGCGAAGAAGCCTATTCCCTGGCCATCATTTTTATCGAGGCGCTGGACAAAATAAAATCGAAGGCGAAATATAGCCTGCAGATCTTCGCCACCGACCTGGATCAGGACGCCATCAACCAGGCCCGACAGGGATTTTATCCGGTCAATATCGCCGCGCAGGTCTCCAGCGATCGGCTACAGCACTTTTTCATTCAGGAAGAGGGCGGCTACCGGATTAAGAAGAAGTTCCGGGAGATGGTCACTTTTGCCACCCAGAATATTGTCATGGATCCACCCTTCACCAAACTGGATATTCTCCTCTGCCGTAACCTGCTCATCTACCTGGAGCCGGAACTGCAGAAAAGATTGCTGCAACTCTTTCACTACAGCCTCAAACCAGAGGGGCTGTTATTTTTGGGCAGCGCAGAAGCTGTGGGAAATTTACAGGCCCAGTTTGCCTTTGCGCAAGCCAAGTCGAGACTCTTTATGCGGCGGGGACTAGCCCTGCGCTGGGAAAACCAGGTTTTCCCAGCCATGTCGTCCCTCACCATGTCGCCTCTCCCTAAGGATACAAACATGCTTTCCCAACCCGCCAACCTCCAGTCCCTTGCGGAGCAGAAGCTGCTGCGGGACCATTGTCCGCCGGCTGTGTTGACCACCGACCAGGGGGATATCCTTTACATCAGCGGCCGGACCGGTAAATACCTGGAGCCGGCCTCAGGCAAGGTGAACTGGAACATCTTCGCCATGGCCCGTGACGGGTTGCGTTTTGAACTGACCAGCGCCTTTCAGAAGGCGGTTCGGAGCCAGGAAGCGGTTACTGTCAAAGGGGTCAAGGTTGACATTATCAGTAAAGAGCCGCAACTTCTGGAACTGAGTGTCCAGCCGCTCAACTCCCCGGAAGCCCTGCAGGGGATGGTATTGGTGGTTTTTAAGGATGTGGAATCCGTGTCGGCGGCAAAAAAGGCCGGCCGCGTCAAAGCGGGGTCTGCTGCAAACGCCAGAATCGCCGAACTGGAGCAGGAATTAAAACAGAGCCAGGAGGAGCTGCAGTCGACGCGCGAGGGGATGCAGAGTTCGCAGGAAGAGCTCAAATCGATGAACGAGGAGCTGCAATCGACCAACGAGGAGCTGCAATCGACCAACGAGGAGCTGACCACCTCCAAGGAAGAGATGCAGTCGATGAACGAAGAGTTGCAGACGGTCAATGCCGAGCAGGCGTCCAAAGTGGACACCCTGGAGCGAATCAACAATGATATGCAGAACCTGTTGAACAGCACTGAAATCATCACCCTGTTTCTGGATGACGAGCTCAGAATCAAACGCTTCACTCCCGGCGCGAACAAGCTCTTCAAGCTGATCGCCGGGGATGTCGGGCGACCGCTGACCGACCTGTCCAGCGAGCTGCGTTATCCGGAATTGCCGACTGATGCCCTGGAGGTGCTGCGTACCCTGGTTTACTGTGAAAGGCAAGTGACCGCCAACGATGGACGCTGGTTCACAGTGCGCATCATGCCCTATCGGACAACAGATAACCGGATCGAAGGCGTGGTCATGACCTTTTCCGATATGACTCAAGCGAAACACCTGGAAGCAGAGTTGCGCGCTTCGGGGGAAATGTTCAATGCCCTGCTGCAGACCATCCCGGCAATCACTATCGGCCTGTCGGCGGACGGACAGATCCAGGAGTTCAACCCGGCCGCCGAAAAATGTTTCGGCTGCAAGCGGGAGAAGGTGGTCGGCCGGGATTTTGTCGAGCAGTTTATCCCCGAGCCGGACCGATCCCAGGTCGCGGCCGAGTTGCAGAGGCTATTGACCGCGGAATCAGCGCAGAGCTTTACCACCCGGATCCAGGCAACCGACCAGACCCTGCTCACCTTGCACTGGTCAACCCGACCGGCCTTTGCCGCCGGTGGCAAGGTCACCGGCATCATCGCCATCGGCCAGGAAATGGACGGAGGCGCACAACCACCGGTATCCTCAAGGAAAGGAAACTATGCCCAAGAATAA
- a CDS encoding sigma 54-interacting transcriptional regulator has product MPKNKKPQKGDGLQLLVEEERRESDGRPPPPEIKDDHLRHQAEQRYFAKTAGKQPNLSEAEKQRLVHELEVHQIELEMQNEELRRFQQELESIVTDRTAELTGANLQLTEEIEERKKAEATLKAAFAEIKQLTKQLQAENIELQQVISRGDCFGEIIGQSPAIAYVFFRIDQVAPQDTTVLLLGGTGSGKGMVARAIHRRSPRKDRPMITVNCTALPANLIESELFGREKGAFTGAHARQLGRFELANGGTIFLDEIGEMPLELQVKLLRVLQDGEFERLGSPHTTKVDVRIIAASNRNLEEEIKAGRFREDLFYRLNVFPITIPPLCQRSEDIPLLVNHFVTKYNKKTGKKITTVSKETLKVLTEYHWPGNVRELESVIERAIITSQGNALQVLDRFESIRKQAAQGAKTLAELEREHILQVLQKSGWRIEGKNGAAVILGLNPSTLRARMRKYGIRRQ; this is encoded by the coding sequence ATGCCCAAGAATAAAAAACCACAAAAAGGCGACGGACTGCAGCTCCTGGTGGAGGAAGAACGCCGAGAGTCCGACGGTCGGCCCCCTCCCCCCGAGATAAAGGATGACCATCTGCGCCACCAGGCAGAGCAACGGTACTTTGCCAAAACGGCAGGCAAGCAGCCGAACCTGTCGGAAGCCGAGAAGCAGCGGCTCGTGCATGAACTTGAAGTCCACCAGATTGAACTGGAAATGCAGAATGAAGAACTGCGCCGCTTCCAGCAGGAGTTGGAATCGATTGTGACGGATCGTACCGCAGAACTGACCGGCGCCAACCTGCAGCTCACTGAAGAGATCGAAGAGCGCAAGAAGGCTGAAGCAACCCTAAAAGCCGCGTTTGCGGAGATCAAGCAGCTGACTAAACAACTTCAGGCTGAGAACATCGAGCTGCAGCAGGTCATTTCGCGGGGGGACTGTTTCGGCGAAATCATCGGCCAGAGTCCGGCCATCGCTTATGTCTTTTTCCGCATCGACCAGGTCGCACCTCAGGATACTACGGTCCTGCTGCTCGGTGGGACCGGCAGTGGCAAGGGGATGGTCGCCCGTGCCATTCATCGCCGCAGTCCCCGCAAAGACCGGCCGATGATCACCGTCAACTGCACGGCGTTGCCGGCGAATCTGATCGAGAGTGAACTCTTTGGTCGCGAAAAGGGAGCCTTTACCGGCGCGCATGCCCGGCAGCTGGGACGTTTCGAGCTGGCCAACGGCGGCACGATCTTTCTCGACGAGATCGGCGAGATGCCGCTGGAGTTGCAAGTCAAGCTGCTCAGGGTTCTTCAAGACGGGGAATTTGAGCGTTTGGGCAGCCCGCACACCACCAAGGTCGATGTCCGCATCATCGCGGCCAGCAACCGCAACCTGGAGGAAGAGATCAAGGCCGGGCGCTTCCGTGAAGACCTCTTCTACCGCCTCAACGTTTTCCCCATTACTATTCCGCCATTGTGCCAGCGCAGCGAAGATATCCCGCTTCTGGTCAACCATTTCGTCACCAAATACAACAAGAAAACCGGCAAGAAGATTACCACCGTCTCCAAGGAAACCCTGAAGGTCCTTACCGAATACCACTGGCCCGGCAACGTGCGGGAGCTCGAAAGCGTCATCGAACGGGCGATCATCACCAGTCAGGGGAACGCCCTTCAGGTGCTGGATCGATTCGAGAGCATCCGCAAGCAAGCCGCACAAGGCGCTAAAACCCTTGCCGAACTGGAACGGGAGCATATCCTCCAGGTGCTCCAAAAATCGGGCTGGCGGATCGAAGGGAAAAACGGCGCGGCGGTTATTTTGGGACTCAATCCCAGTACCCTGCGCGCCCGGATGCGCAAATACGGCATCCGCCGACAATGA
- a CDS encoding CsbD family protein: MKISRKDQAKGLFHQAKGSAKEIAGKISGNPQLEAEGAGEKVAGKVQEKIGKAEKLLDS, encoded by the coding sequence ATGAAAATCAGTCGTAAAGACCAAGCAAAGGGATTGTTTCACCAGGCGAAGGGTTCAGCCAAGGAGATTGCCGGGAAAATAAGCGGAAACCCACAGCTGGAAGCCGAAGGCGCAGGCGAAAAGGTCGCCGGAAAAGTCCAGGAGAAGATCGGTAAAGCCGAAAAGCTTTTGGATTCTTAA